A part of Crassostrea angulata isolate pt1a10 chromosome 5, ASM2561291v2, whole genome shotgun sequence genomic DNA contains:
- the LOC128184346 gene encoding histone-binding protein RBBP4 gives MTDKDEGFDDAVEERVINEEYKIWKKNTPFLYDLVMTHALEWPSLTAQWLPDVTRPEGKDYSLHRLILGTHTTDEMNNLLIASIQLPNDNSTFDASMYESERGEFGGFGSVSGKIEIEIKINHEGEVNRARYMPQNPCIIATKTPSSDVLVFDYTKHPSKPDPSGECNPELRLKGHQKEGYGLSWNPNLNGHLLSASDDHTICLWDINQNPKEHRVIEAHTIFTGHTSVVEDVAWHLLHESLFGSVADDQKLMIWDTRSNNTTKASHIVDAHTAEVNCLSFNPYSEFILATGSADKTVALWDLRNLKLKLHSFESHKDEIFQVQWSPHNETILASSGTDRRLHVWDLSKIGEEQSAEDAEDGPPELLFIHGGHTAKISDFSWNPNEPWVICSVSEDNIMQVWQMAENIYNDEEPDTPAAELETGTS, from the exons ATGACAGATAAAGACG AGGGTTTTGATGATGCGGTGGAGGAGAGAGTTATTAATGAAGAATATAAGATTTGGAAAAAGAACACACCGTTTCTCTATGACTTGGTTATGACCCATGCATTAGAATGGCCAAGTTTGACAGCCCAGTGGCTCCCAGATGTCACAAG accaGAAGGCAAAGACTATTCCCTACACAGACTTATTTTAGGAACACACAC GACTGATGAAATGAACAATTTGCTGATAGCCAGTATTCAGCTTCCCAATGATAACTCAACATTTGATGCCTCCATGTATGAATCAGAAAGGGGAG AGTTTGGCGGATTTGGGTCTGTTAGTGGTAAAATCGAGATCGAGATAAAGATAAACCATGAGGGAGAAGTGAACAGGGCCAGGTACATGCCTCAGAATCCATGTATCATCGCCACGAAGACACCGTCCAGCGATGTCCTGGTGTTTGACTACACAAAACACCCCTCCAAACCAG ACCCCAGTGGTGAATGCAATCCAGAACTACGGCTGAAGGGACATCAAAAAGAAGG ATATGGCTTATCATGGAATCCCAACTTGAATGGACATCTACTCAGTGCTTCAGACGatcat ACAATTTGCCTGTGGGACATCAATCAGAATCCCAAAGAACACCGAGTGATAGAGGCCCACACCATCTTCACCGGTCATACCTCAGTCGTGGAA GATGTGGCCTGGCATTTACTCCATGAGAGCTTGTTTGGATCAGTGGCAGATGATCAGAAGTTAATGAT ATGGGATACAAGGTCAAATAACACAACCAAGGCCAGTCACATTGTGGATGCCCACACCGCAGAGGTCAACTGTCTGTCCTTCAACCCCTACAGCGAGTTCATCCTGGCCACAGGGTCAGCTGACAAG ACTGTTGCTTTGTGGGATCTTCGAAATCTCAAACTCAAACTTCATTCATTCGAATCACACAAAGATGAAATTTTCCAG GTTCAATGGTCTCCACATAATGAGACAATCCTGGCTTcgagtgggacagacagacggctCCATGTATGGGATCTCAG CAAAATTGGCGAGGAGCAGTCTGCAGAGGATGCAGAAGATGGACCCCCGGAACTGTTG TTCATTCACGGAGGGCACACAGCTAAGATTTCAGACTTTTCTTGGAACCCCAATGAACCTTGGGTAATCTGCTCTGTGTCTGAAGACAACATAATGCAAGTCTGGCAGATG gctgaaaatatttacaatgatgAGGAACCTGACACGCCAGCTGCAGAATTGGAAACTGGTACTTCATAA